Proteins from a genomic interval of Rubinisphaera italica:
- a CDS encoding N-6 DNA methylase has protein sequence MSKESFLHHDTKSLFDQLETVSQRAGISRGQAFEDFLNVSVCALGNPLMEEEYFQTIERHKKGDKGKRSVDTLAQMFGNLVKIMDKTRDDVLGDLFQGAITYGERGQFLTPDPICRMMAAMNLPEEKTDLDGRRSVNDPCCGSGRMLLAAAEIQPNWHFVGQDVDLRCVRMTAINLALRNHYGHVVHGNTLTNTTELIYETGRVQVWGNAIRKVGRVPLPDRKPEQIDVTPPQQTPAPNQPQPNDDRADASKGNQLELF, from the coding sequence TTGTCCAAAGAGTCGTTTCTCCATCACGATACCAAATCTCTGTTCGATCAGCTTGAGACGGTCTCTCAGCGAGCAGGGATCAGTCGCGGTCAGGCATTCGAGGATTTCTTGAACGTTTCAGTCTGTGCTCTCGGTAACCCGCTGATGGAAGAGGAGTATTTTCAGACGATCGAACGGCACAAGAAGGGAGACAAAGGCAAACGCAGTGTCGACACGCTCGCGCAGATGTTTGGCAATCTCGTGAAGATTATGGATAAAACGCGAGACGACGTTCTGGGCGACTTGTTTCAGGGAGCCATCACTTACGGAGAACGGGGCCAATTCCTGACGCCTGATCCCATTTGCCGAATGATGGCCGCGATGAATCTTCCTGAAGAAAAGACCGACTTGGATGGCCGTCGTAGCGTGAATGATCCTTGCTGCGGATCGGGCCGTATGTTACTTGCCGCCGCCGAGATTCAACCGAACTGGCATTTCGTTGGACAGGATGTTGACCTGCGATGCGTCCGCATGACAGCGATCAACTTGGCGTTGCGAAATCACTACGGCCACGTTGTTCACGGAAACACGCTTACCAACACCACCGAACTGATCTACGAAACCGGTCGCGTGCAAGTTTGGGGCAACGCAATCCGGAAAGTAGGCCGTGTGCCGTTACCAGACCGGAAACCGGAACAAATCGACGTTACACCACCGCAGCAAACACCTGCACCAAATCAGCCGCAACCCAATGATGATAGAGCCGATGCTTCCAAGGGGAACCAACTTGAACTGTTCTAA
- a CDS encoding type IV secretory system conjugative DNA transfer family protein, translating into MRIIIKSLPGNDRGPRHMEAVLRAIHAANIRGLPVSLEYRWEKGVIGFFAEFPDALRSTVLEHFQDAFPDCAVAVVRESSEQPIVQEWFQNVRLQPDVLPLRAYGEFESTFEREAVDPATGLLAAVRFGSDDGLDSSISIRIRPASRSRILEAERILAVATNGFRSETARRFYLNWRTDASRLRRMAAIVFGLRARRATTTANTSAETEKLLQPLFVSDIAVRVSGCKLKQAQRQLQRMSGAFGPFVISPNLFVAGAIRRRKRRRNRGVLLSASELAVLMHPARSSVGVSKLSTESFREMEPPSLLPSKENDSEVTRVGRVRFRGQRRQFGVRCDDLRRHLFVCGRTGTGKSTLIRSMALDAIESGRNVFVVDPHGDLVESIIDSIPRSRTNDVIYFNAADRAYPVAFNPLDCPDESQRPLVADGLVLSLKKLYGDSWGPRLEQILRNSVLALLESEDATLLSIRQILTSKSFRTRIVTSVDDPVVRSFWIDTFDKWNDRFQTEAVSPVLNKLDAFLANRIARNITCQSQSTIRLRTIIDNPRSIFLCNLSKGLVGEQTSTLLGAFLVSSLQNAALSRADIPEDDRNDVQVYIDEFQSFVSDGNSSFATLLSESRKYRVAFAALATQFLDQIDEATLSAVLGNCGSAIVFRSGVRDGETLAEHLGGVTADDIVNLPNFTAYAKLLLNGEPTHKPFSMTVNPYQSKYRERGAVVREVSRKKYGCPIAKAEASLNARLR; encoded by the coding sequence ATGAGGATCATCATCAAATCACTTCCCGGCAACGATCGCGGACCGCGACACATGGAAGCCGTATTGCGGGCAATACACGCCGCAAACATCCGAGGACTGCCGGTCAGTCTGGAGTATCGCTGGGAAAAGGGTGTGATTGGATTCTTTGCCGAGTTCCCCGATGCACTGCGTTCGACAGTGTTGGAACATTTTCAGGATGCGTTTCCCGATTGTGCCGTGGCCGTTGTTCGCGAGTCGTCTGAACAGCCGATCGTACAAGAATGGTTTCAGAATGTTCGCCTGCAGCCTGATGTGCTGCCGTTGCGGGCGTATGGAGAATTCGAGAGTACGTTTGAGCGCGAGGCGGTTGATCCGGCCACCGGGCTGCTGGCGGCAGTCCGGTTTGGTTCTGATGACGGTCTTGATTCGTCGATCAGTATCCGGATTCGTCCTGCTTCCCGTTCGAGAATTCTGGAAGCGGAACGAATCCTTGCCGTGGCGACCAACGGCTTTCGCTCGGAGACCGCACGCCGTTTCTATCTGAATTGGAGAACGGACGCTTCGCGTCTACGCCGCATGGCAGCCATCGTCTTTGGCCTCAGAGCCAGACGAGCCACTACGACGGCCAATACTTCAGCAGAGACGGAGAAACTTCTACAGCCGCTGTTTGTCTCTGACATCGCAGTTCGCGTCAGCGGCTGCAAACTCAAGCAAGCACAGCGACAACTGCAACGCATGAGCGGGGCGTTTGGTCCGTTTGTCATTTCGCCAAATCTGTTCGTCGCGGGAGCGATCCGTCGCAGGAAGCGACGGCGGAATAGGGGAGTGCTGCTGTCGGCCAGTGAACTGGCGGTGTTGATGCACCCGGCACGATCTTCGGTCGGCGTCTCGAAGCTCTCGACGGAATCGTTTCGCGAAATGGAGCCGCCCAGCCTGCTCCCCTCAAAGGAAAACGACTCGGAAGTGACTCGCGTAGGCCGTGTTCGATTTCGCGGACAGAGGCGACAATTCGGCGTGCGGTGCGATGATTTGCGTCGGCACCTGTTCGTCTGCGGGCGAACAGGGACAGGGAAAAGCACGCTCATTCGTTCGATGGCCCTTGATGCCATTGAATCGGGCAGGAACGTCTTTGTTGTCGATCCGCATGGTGATTTGGTCGAATCGATCATCGACTCGATTCCGCGAAGCCGCACGAATGACGTGATCTACTTCAATGCCGCCGATCGAGCTTACCCGGTCGCGTTTAACCCGCTTGATTGTCCCGATGAATCGCAGCGACCGCTGGTTGCCGACGGACTGGTTCTCTCACTCAAGAAGTTGTACGGCGATAGTTGGGGACCGCGATTGGAACAGATACTCCGGAACAGCGTGTTGGCCCTGCTGGAAAGCGAAGACGCGACGCTACTTTCCATTCGTCAGATTCTGACGAGCAAGTCGTTCCGTACACGGATCGTCACATCCGTCGACGATCCGGTTGTCCGCAGTTTCTGGATTGATACGTTCGACAAATGGAATGATCGGTTTCAGACCGAAGCGGTCAGCCCTGTGCTCAACAAGTTGGATGCGTTTCTTGCCAATCGCATTGCTCGCAACATTACCTGCCAGTCACAATCGACAATCCGGCTACGAACGATCATCGACAACCCGCGTTCGATTTTTCTCTGCAATCTCAGCAAGGGACTCGTTGGCGAACAGACCAGCACGCTACTTGGAGCGTTTCTGGTTTCATCGCTTCAGAATGCCGCATTGAGCCGGGCTGACATCCCCGAGGATGATCGCAATGACGTTCAAGTCTACATCGACGAATTCCAGTCATTCGTCAGCGACGGCAACAGCAGCTTCGCCACGCTGCTCTCGGAGAGTCGCAAATATCGTGTCGCGTTTGCGGCACTGGCGACTCAGTTTCTGGATCAAATCGATGAAGCAACCCTGTCTGCTGTGCTTGGCAACTGCGGTTCGGCGATCGTTTTTCGATCCGGTGTGCGTGACGGCGAGACGTTAGCCGAGCATCTTGGCGGCGTCACCGCCGATGATATCGTGAACCTACCGAACTTCACCGCTTACGCCAAGTTGCTCCTGAATGGCGAACCAACGCACAAACCATTCTCGATGACCGTGAATCCATATCAGTCAAAATATCGAGAAAGGGGAGCCGTGGTTCGCGAAGTCTCGCGAAAGAAATACGGATGCCCGATCGCAAAAGCCGAAGCCAGCTTGAATGCTCGGCTACGGTAG
- a CDS encoding replication-relaxation family protein translates to MATRSTGFQITARDLEVLTAFDAVPLTADQLLTFSYTFDQPFSQLRLVQRRLQILSRASLVQNFPYAVASNGRSPHYYKLTRSGYRMLHGFDAVLPKRRYFERIADNHHFHTRKLAEFLVTLAARCQREGIRLEHLARENTVAIQTESMTLYPDAVFRLRLPNGRSFNFVVELDNGTERVRSKKDAESIERKIRGYDAHQSTFDVFNPNRYVVLFVTTRSRQRLTHMLTTARMLMQNPQRRVFLGVCLDEFLADRRPITKSLFHDVAGRACPLVAFESDKQSVPTFVTPTVVPC, encoded by the coding sequence ATGGCAACGCGTTCAACAGGCTTTCAAATCACGGCTCGCGACCTTGAAGTTCTCACGGCCTTCGATGCCGTTCCGCTGACTGCCGACCAGCTTCTGACATTCAGCTACACGTTCGACCAGCCGTTTTCGCAACTCCGTTTGGTACAACGACGATTACAAATTCTATCGCGGGCTAGTCTCGTGCAGAATTTTCCGTACGCGGTCGCCAGCAATGGTCGTTCCCCGCACTACTACAAACTGACGCGAAGTGGATACCGGATGCTGCACGGCTTTGATGCAGTGCTACCCAAACGACGGTACTTTGAACGCATTGCCGACAATCATCATTTCCATACTCGCAAGCTGGCGGAATTTCTGGTGACACTCGCCGCACGTTGTCAGCGAGAGGGGATTCGACTTGAACATCTCGCCCGCGAAAACACAGTTGCCATCCAAACGGAATCGATGACGCTGTATCCCGACGCCGTGTTTCGGCTGCGACTACCCAACGGCCGGAGCTTCAACTTTGTTGTGGAACTCGACAACGGCACTGAGCGTGTTCGCAGCAAGAAGGATGCCGAGAGTATCGAACGGAAGATTCGCGGTTACGACGCTCATCAGTCGACGTTCGACGTCTTCAATCCCAATCGCTATGTCGTGCTGTTTGTCACGACTCGATCCCGTCAGCGGCTCACGCACATGCTCACGACGGCTCGCATGCTGATGCAAAATCCGCAGCGGCGGGTTTTTCTCGGTGTTTGTCTCGACGAGTTTCTTGCCGACAGACGTCCCATCACGAAGTCGCTGTTTCACGATGTCGCCGGAAGAGCCTGCCCGCTTGTTGCTTTTGAATCCGATAAACAATCCGTGCCGACTTTTGTGACGCCTACGGTCGTTCCGTGTTAG
- a CDS encoding toprim domain-containing protein: MIEQTDVSDVLMHFGQTPPNKSSGEFRMPCVFGDSCDDSSYGTLTVNLSETAKRIYCHTCGTRGNLLTLIHGLQTGRSPSGGRLRGDEFKQAVQTLQTIHGGGLPAKQTSLPTKSPALEPNVPLKDAENERARQLVNLHQSGVTDPAEMAPAAGRYFRSRPYLTEEMCEKWKVASLPSSTKGTLRGRVIYSIDSEAGDVLAWAGRDPDYDAKRQKWLKANKSGTEPMKHRFPTQKMFRKGLELYGQQANRLAEGEYRDRIAEIGILVVEGMNDVIRLDALKQPAVGVMSNRMTDAQVEKVVHWARRLAGGRIALMFDNDEQGIDGAKETLWKLHQQDGIQPRLVWSREMFGRVFDGRQPESVTEPEWQTIGDRLRQG, translated from the coding sequence TTGATCGAACAGACCGACGTCAGTGACGTGCTGATGCACTTCGGTCAGACTCCGCCGAACAAATCATCTGGCGAGTTTAGGATGCCGTGCGTCTTCGGCGATTCGTGCGACGACAGTTCCTACGGCACGCTGACGGTCAATTTGAGCGAAACAGCCAAACGCATTTACTGCCATACCTGCGGTACGCGGGGCAATCTGTTGACACTGATCCACGGTCTGCAAACCGGTCGCTCGCCCAGCGGTGGGAGATTGCGTGGCGACGAGTTCAAACAGGCCGTGCAAACGCTTCAGACGATCCATGGCGGCGGACTACCTGCCAAACAGACATCACTGCCGACCAAGTCCCCGGCATTGGAGCCGAACGTTCCGCTCAAGGATGCGGAGAACGAACGTGCCCGCCAACTGGTCAATCTGCACCAAAGCGGTGTTACCGATCCCGCCGAAATGGCACCTGCCGCCGGTCGTTATTTTCGGTCGCGTCCCTACCTCACGGAGGAAATGTGCGAGAAATGGAAAGTCGCCTCGCTCCCCTCTTCCACCAAAGGAACGTTGCGTGGCCGCGTGATCTATTCCATCGACTCTGAGGCGGGCGACGTGTTGGCATGGGCTGGCCGCGATCCCGACTACGATGCCAAACGTCAGAAATGGCTGAAGGCCAACAAGTCGGGTACGGAGCCGATGAAGCATCGGTTCCCAACACAGAAGATGTTCCGCAAGGGTCTCGAATTGTACGGCCAGCAGGCGAATCGACTCGCCGAAGGCGAGTATCGCGACCGTATCGCCGAAATCGGCATTCTGGTCGTGGAAGGGATGAACGACGTCATCCGACTCGACGCCTTGAAACAACCTGCCGTCGGTGTGATGTCCAACCGCATGACCGATGCCCAAGTCGAGAAAGTTGTCCACTGGGCGAGACGTTTGGCCGGTGGAAGAATCGCATTGATGTTCGACAACGACGAACAGGGCATCGACGGGGCGAAAGAAACGCTCTGGAAACTGCACCAGCAGGACGGCATTCAGCCACGACTGGTCTGGTCGCGAGAAATGTTCGGCCGAGTCTTCGACGGGCGTCAGCCCGAGTCGGTGACGGAGCCGGAATGGCAAACCATCGGCGACCGCCTGCGTCAAGGTTGA
- a CDS encoding carbohydrate porin yields the protein MRLFVPILLCCVVFAPSVAQAQYGVSGDWAGTRDLLAEHGLTIDLSATQFFQGVAGGGRDEKWDYGGKLDYLVGFEGGKAGLNEGFFIDLHAETRFGESINDDDGLLAPANIAMNFPNSSSHVTSITGLKFTQALSESFAISVGKINTLDEYALKYNGGPGLGGFMNTSLVFNPIASRTVPYSAAGVACAFLDEGKPWLTFAVFDPEERATKGLEDLFARGATFVPELILRPEIFGLPGTYVIGGTYSNADYRAIDPSAWLTVPVTGEFPLETGSWSLYTNFFQALWVDSMDESRQWGLFGQFGVSDGNPNPIEYTAICGLGGRSMLGGRPLDRFGVGYFYLRLSEEFKILSRRIRPQQDEHGLEIFYNFAFSPNCWLTVDLQIAQPSTVAFDTAIIPGARLQVLF from the coding sequence ATGCGTTTATTTGTTCCGATCCTATTGTGTTGCGTTGTTTTCGCACCCTCTGTCGCCCAGGCACAATATGGTGTGAGTGGAGACTGGGCTGGCACACGCGACCTGCTGGCTGAGCATGGACTGACAATCGACCTGTCAGCAACACAATTCTTTCAGGGTGTCGCTGGCGGAGGGCGCGACGAAAAGTGGGACTACGGCGGCAAGCTAGACTACTTGGTTGGGTTCGAGGGCGGAAAAGCAGGACTGAATGAAGGATTCTTTATTGACTTGCATGCCGAAACTCGTTTCGGGGAAAGCATCAATGATGACGATGGACTCCTTGCTCCCGCAAATATCGCAATGAATTTCCCCAACTCCAGCAGCCACGTTACTTCGATTACAGGTCTCAAGTTCACACAAGCGTTGAGTGAATCCTTCGCAATCTCAGTCGGTAAAATCAACACCCTTGATGAGTATGCATTGAAATACAACGGTGGACCTGGACTGGGAGGGTTTATGAACACCTCCCTCGTGTTCAATCCGATCGCTTCTCGCACCGTACCATACTCAGCAGCAGGGGTCGCATGCGCGTTCCTGGACGAAGGCAAGCCCTGGTTAACATTTGCCGTCTTCGATCCCGAGGAGCGTGCAACGAAGGGATTGGAAGACCTCTTTGCTCGCGGTGCGACGTTTGTTCCTGAACTGATTCTTCGCCCGGAGATTTTTGGACTTCCTGGCACTTACGTCATTGGTGGAACGTACAGCAACGCAGATTATAGAGCGATTGACCCGTCAGCGTGGTTGACGGTCCCTGTAACCGGCGAGTTTCCTTTGGAAACGGGATCTTGGAGCCTTTACACGAATTTCTTTCAAGCTCTCTGGGTTGATTCGATGGACGAGTCACGGCAGTGGGGCCTTTTCGGGCAATTTGGTGTGTCCGATGGCAATCCGAATCCAATCGAATATACGGCAATCTGTGGTCTTGGTGGACGGAGTATGCTGGGAGGGCGACCCTTAGATCGCTTTGGGGTTGGATACTTCTACTTACGGCTAAGCGAGGAATTCAAAATTCTAAGCCGACGCATTCGTCCCCAACAAGATGAGCATGGCCTCGAGATATTCTACAACTTTGCTTTTTCACCGAACTGCTGGTTAACTGTCGATCTTCAGATTGCCCAACCGAGCACCGTTGCATTCGATACTGCCATCATCCCAGGTGCCAGGCTTCAGGTGCTATTCTAA
- a CDS encoding arylsulfatase produces MKASIRYSWRLINRVTLAVAGFLLIASFTGYAANAQESPPKRHDSGTAIPLADPAFKGVVRQTFNDSTADYPQPIRAPEGAPNVLLVILDDVGFGMCSTFGGPVPTPNLDKLAGNSLIYNRFHTTAQCSQTRAALLTGRNHHSAGTGAVIEMSTGFPGYSGIIPRSTALIAQILRDNGYATSMFGKWHNTPEREISPAGPFNRWPTGLGFDYFYGFNQGETDQYYPTLYRGTSPVPQPKSPEEGYHFTEDIADEAISWIQNVRVAERDKPWFCYFSTGAVHAPHHAPKEWIEKFKGKFDYGWDEQRKKTHKRQLALGVIPEGTELTPRHQEIPSWKSRSADEKIAYARLMENYAAFMAHTDHHVGRVIDSIEKAGELDNTLVLYIVGDNGASSEGNLEGTFIDLASMVGIDLGLNSLLSRLDDIGGPESHPHVPVGWAWAMSAPFQWTKAVPSHFGGTRNPLLVHWPNRIKGKGKIRSQFHHVIDVVPTILESCNLPAPKEVNGIKQKPIAGVSMVYSFDAAEAPGQRTTQYFEILGSRGIYHEGWFASARCGIPWETGNRSLDDLKNATWELYNIEEDFSQANDIGSKNPAKLSELKALFQAEAEKYDVLPLDPRFAERMNPALRMSGKPPTSWTYRGNNVWLPEPIGPQIFPRPHSITATVEIPESGAKGVIACAGASLAGWSLCVQDGKLKFHYQCLGIANINIPGTVELPKGSVTLKSEFRPDGSKEGGGSLRLFVNDKSAGEGKLKRTLFRHSLEPFEIGRDSMTPVNPEYKAEGAFEFTGKIDSVKFELLPPKD; encoded by the coding sequence ATGAAGGCATCAATCCGTTACAGTTGGCGATTAATTAACCGTGTGACGTTGGCAGTAGCTGGGTTTTTACTAATCGCCTCATTCACCGGATACGCCGCCAACGCTCAGGAATCGCCTCCAAAGAGGCACGACAGCGGTACGGCGATCCCCTTGGCAGATCCGGCGTTCAAAGGAGTGGTTCGCCAGACCTTTAACGACTCCACTGCGGATTATCCTCAACCAATTAGGGCTCCAGAAGGAGCTCCCAATGTGCTGCTTGTCATTCTCGATGATGTCGGATTCGGTATGTGTAGTACGTTTGGTGGACCTGTCCCGACTCCCAACCTTGATAAGCTGGCTGGCAACAGCCTGATCTACAATCGTTTCCATACAACAGCCCAGTGCTCACAGACGCGGGCTGCTTTGCTCACAGGGAGGAATCATCATAGTGCCGGCACCGGAGCTGTGATCGAAATGAGCACCGGGTTTCCTGGTTATTCTGGAATCATCCCTCGAAGTACTGCCTTGATCGCTCAAATCCTACGTGACAATGGTTATGCCACTTCCATGTTTGGCAAATGGCACAATACTCCTGAAAGAGAAATCAGTCCTGCGGGGCCTTTCAATCGTTGGCCAACCGGTTTGGGGTTCGATTACTTTTACGGATTCAACCAAGGGGAAACCGACCAATACTACCCCACGCTGTATCGGGGAACGAGTCCAGTTCCCCAGCCAAAATCACCCGAAGAAGGTTATCACTTCACGGAAGATATCGCTGACGAAGCGATCAGCTGGATTCAAAACGTCCGAGTTGCTGAACGTGATAAACCCTGGTTCTGCTACTTCAGCACGGGAGCTGTTCACGCGCCTCATCATGCTCCCAAAGAGTGGATAGAGAAATTCAAGGGCAAGTTTGATTACGGATGGGACGAGCAGCGGAAAAAAACTCATAAGCGCCAGCTTGCACTCGGAGTTATCCCAGAGGGAACTGAACTGACCCCTCGCCATCAAGAGATCCCATCCTGGAAGAGTCGATCAGCAGACGAGAAAATCGCATACGCGAGGCTCATGGAAAACTACGCAGCCTTCATGGCTCACACGGATCACCACGTTGGTAGGGTGATCGACAGCATTGAGAAAGCCGGAGAACTTGACAACACGCTTGTGCTCTACATTGTGGGTGACAATGGAGCGAGTTCCGAAGGCAATCTTGAAGGCACCTTTATCGACCTTGCAAGTATGGTAGGAATCGATCTTGGTCTGAATAGCTTGCTCAGCCGTCTTGATGATATTGGTGGTCCCGAGAGCCATCCACACGTGCCAGTTGGATGGGCTTGGGCGATGTCTGCTCCGTTCCAATGGACCAAAGCCGTCCCCAGTCACTTTGGCGGGACGCGCAACCCACTACTTGTCCATTGGCCAAATCGAATCAAAGGGAAAGGGAAAATCCGTTCCCAGTTTCATCATGTGATCGACGTCGTACCGACCATTCTTGAATCTTGCAATCTTCCGGCACCAAAGGAAGTGAATGGGATCAAACAGAAACCAATTGCTGGCGTCTCGATGGTTTATTCGTTTGATGCCGCTGAAGCTCCAGGGCAGCGAACGACTCAGTACTTTGAGATACTGGGTAGCCGTGGAATCTATCACGAAGGCTGGTTTGCCAGTGCGCGATGCGGCATTCCCTGGGAAACCGGGAATCGCTCGTTGGATGATCTCAAGAATGCGACATGGGAGTTGTACAACATCGAGGAAGACTTTAGTCAGGCGAATGACATAGGCTCCAAGAACCCAGCCAAGCTCTCGGAACTCAAAGCACTATTCCAGGCAGAGGCTGAGAAGTACGACGTTCTGCCACTCGATCCACGTTTTGCCGAGCGTATGAACCCTGCACTACGAATGTCTGGCAAGCCGCCAACTTCATGGACCTACCGTGGCAACAACGTTTGGCTTCCCGAACCAATTGGTCCTCAAATCTTCCCGCGCCCCCACTCAATCACTGCAACGGTTGAAATCCCAGAGAGTGGAGCAAAAGGCGTGATTGCGTGTGCTGGCGCCTCGTTGGCCGGTTGGTCGCTGTGCGTCCAAGATGGAAAGCTGAAATTCCACTATCAATGCTTGGGGATTGCCAACATTAATATTCCCGGCACTGTCGAACTTCCGAAAGGCAGTGTGACGTTGAAGTCCGAATTCAGACCGGATGGTTCCAAAGAAGGTGGCGGATCGCTGAGACTGTTCGTGAACGACAAGTCAGCCGGAGAAGGCAAGCTGAAGAGAACGCTATTCCGTCACAGTCTGGAACCCTTTGAAATCGGTCGAGATTCAATGACACCAGTCAATCCAGAATACAAAGCCGAAGGGGCGTTTGAGTTCACTGGTAAGATCGACAGCGTAAAGTTTGAACTTCTACCGCCCAAAGACTAA
- a CDS encoding ArsR/SmtB family transcription factor, whose product MPAKTESKTKPAGDPAAFAQAAECLRTLAHPVRLRMVQLLLHGRYTVGELAEDCGVPDNVASEHLRLMQRCGFFTSEREGRRVYYQVAEPHLQNIMDCIEGRFLPCARRQSG is encoded by the coding sequence ATGCCTGCGAAAACCGAATCGAAAACGAAGCCTGCCGGTGATCCGGCGGCGTTTGCTCAGGCGGCTGAGTGCCTGAGGACGCTAGCGCATCCGGTGCGGCTAAGGATGGTGCAGCTGTTGCTGCATGGTCGGTACACGGTTGGCGAATTGGCCGAAGACTGTGGGGTGCCGGACAACGTGGCTTCGGAACACCTGCGGTTGATGCAGCGGTGTGGGTTCTTCACGAGCGAGCGGGAAGGTCGGCGGGTTTACTACCAAGTTGCCGAACCGCACCTGCAGAACATCATGGACTGCATTGAAGGGCGGTTTCTGCCCTGTGCACGACGCCAATCCGGGTAA
- a CDS encoding rhodanese-like domain-containing protein, whose translation MTQLLTISVEQLAERDGQGNVDIIDVRTPLEFREVRAVVARNIPLDAIDPHNVMKDRNGSASEPLYVICKGGTRGAKAQQKFVDAGYENVVNVEGGTEAWVAAGLPVVRGKKAVSLERQVRIAAGFIVLAGAVAAMVTGNVYLAGIPAFVGAGLMFAGITDSCAMGMLIARMPWNQCKDGTCSA comes from the coding sequence ATGACTCAATTACTGACAATTTCAGTCGAACAACTGGCGGAGCGAGACGGACAGGGGAATGTCGACATCATCGATGTTCGCACGCCGCTTGAATTTCGCGAGGTGCGTGCGGTCGTCGCCCGCAATATTCCGCTGGATGCAATCGACCCGCACAACGTGATGAAGGACCGGAATGGTTCGGCCAGCGAGCCACTGTACGTCATCTGCAAAGGTGGCACCCGAGGCGCGAAGGCTCAGCAGAAATTCGTTGACGCCGGCTACGAGAACGTCGTCAACGTCGAGGGTGGCACCGAAGCGTGGGTTGCTGCGGGATTGCCGGTCGTTCGCGGCAAGAAAGCGGTTTCACTTGAGCGGCAGGTGCGAATCGCTGCGGGCTTCATTGTGCTGGCCGGAGCCGTCGCGGCAATGGTGACTGGCAATGTGTATCTCGCTGGCATTCCGGCCTTCGTGGGAGCCGGCCTGATGTTCGCGGGCATCACTGATAGTTGCGCCATGGGAATGCTGATAGCCAGGATGCCCTGGAATCAGTGTAAGGATGGAACATGTTCGGCCTAG
- a CDS encoding sulfite exporter TauE/SafE family protein, which yields MFGLALLFGCCVGFALGLTGGGGGVFAVPLLVYGLAVAPREAVGISLASVGGTALSGVVPRLIRGEVELRTGLLFAVAGMIGAPFGSYLSTLVPETVLLVLFGFLMLVVAWRMWAKTRNPNLATGVCATESQEKADRSACQRDKDGTLRLTSKCARLLVLIGLLTGVLSGMFGVGGGFVIVPALVLFSGMEIHRAVGTSLLVIFLISISGVTSYLVAGRELAWDTTLQFLMGGMVGIFLGGIFAKRLKGPSLQKVFATAVVLVAVFVIVKSVVL from the coding sequence ATGTTCGGCCTAGCACTTCTCTTTGGCTGCTGCGTTGGATTCGCACTGGGTTTGACCGGCGGCGGTGGCGGTGTGTTCGCCGTACCGCTGTTGGTGTACGGACTCGCCGTGGCTCCGCGAGAAGCCGTTGGGATTTCATTGGCATCAGTGGGCGGAACAGCACTTTCGGGCGTCGTGCCTCGTCTGATTCGTGGAGAAGTGGAACTGCGGACAGGATTGTTGTTTGCCGTCGCGGGCATGATTGGTGCTCCCTTCGGTTCGTACCTTTCAACGCTCGTGCCAGAAACAGTGCTGTTGGTGTTATTCGGCTTCCTTATGTTGGTTGTCGCATGGCGTATGTGGGCGAAGACTCGCAATCCGAATTTAGCAACCGGTGTTTGCGCGACCGAGTCCCAGGAGAAAGCGGATCGCTCAGCCTGTCAGCGTGACAAGGATGGGACACTGCGACTCACCTCAAAGTGTGCTCGTCTCCTGGTTCTCATCGGTTTGTTGACCGGGGTCTTGTCAGGGATGTTTGGTGTCGGTGGCGGATTCGTGATTGTGCCGGCACTTGTGTTGTTCAGCGGTATGGAAATTCACCGAGCTGTGGGGACATCCTTGCTCGTGATTTTCCTGATCAGCATCAGTGGCGTGACATCGTATTTGGTCGCAGGCCGTGAACTGGCATGGGATACGACATTGCAGTTTCTCATGGGAGGCATGGTCGGCATCTTCCTGGGCGGCATTTTTGCCAAGAGGCTCAAAGGGCCATCGCTACAAAAAGTTTTCGCGACAGCCGTGGTGCTCGTCGCGGTATTCGTCATCGTGAAGTCAGTTGTTCTTTAA